One window of the Herbiconiux sp. L3-i23 genome contains the following:
- a CDS encoding ammonium transporter, whose amino-acid sequence MDQGNTAFLLIAAAFVLLMTPGLAFFYGGLVKAKSVVSMMMLSFGAMGLIGVLWVIYGYAIAFPGSEGTLFPWKIDTAAIGLTSLLETPEDAMYPPIAFAAFQATFAIITVALVSGAIADRAKFGAWMVFAGVWATLVYFPVASWVFNFGLADDGSFSYGGWTTYGLQEVFGLGVIDFAGGTAVHINAGAAALALALVLGKRVGFQKGAHVPHNPPFVLLGAGLLWFGWFGFNAGSELAADGTAAVAFLNTIAAPAAALLGWLVVEKLRNGKATSVGAASGAVAGLVAITPACASVTPMFAILLGVIAGAVCAVAVDLKFALGFDDSLDVVGIHLVGGLIGTLFLGFFANNTGLFTGGDGTQLLVQAIAAIAVLVYSFALAWIIGFVIEKTMGFRVKNEDEIAGIDTVVHGEEAYLFDQPARV is encoded by the coding sequence ATGGATCAGGGCAATACCGCCTTCTTGCTGATCGCGGCGGCATTCGTGCTGCTGATGACCCCCGGCCTCGCGTTCTTCTACGGCGGCCTCGTGAAGGCCAAGAGCGTCGTCAGCATGATGATGCTGAGCTTCGGCGCGATGGGCCTCATCGGCGTGCTGTGGGTCATCTACGGTTACGCGATCGCCTTCCCCGGCTCGGAGGGAACCCTCTTCCCGTGGAAAATCGACACCGCGGCGATCGGGCTCACCAGCCTCCTCGAGACGCCGGAAGACGCGATGTATCCGCCGATCGCGTTCGCCGCCTTCCAGGCGACCTTCGCCATCATCACGGTCGCGCTCGTCTCGGGCGCCATCGCCGACCGCGCCAAGTTCGGCGCGTGGATGGTCTTCGCCGGTGTCTGGGCGACGCTCGTCTACTTCCCGGTCGCGAGCTGGGTCTTCAACTTCGGGCTCGCCGATGACGGCTCCTTCTCCTATGGAGGGTGGACGACCTACGGACTGCAGGAGGTCTTCGGACTCGGCGTGATCGACTTCGCCGGTGGCACCGCGGTGCACATCAACGCCGGTGCGGCCGCTCTCGCCCTCGCCCTGGTGCTCGGCAAGCGCGTCGGCTTCCAGAAGGGAGCGCACGTGCCTCACAACCCGCCGTTCGTCCTGCTGGGCGCCGGTCTGCTCTGGTTCGGCTGGTTCGGCTTCAACGCGGGCTCTGAGCTCGCCGCCGACGGCACCGCCGCGGTCGCATTCCTCAACACCATCGCCGCCCCCGCCGCCGCTCTGCTCGGCTGGCTTGTCGTCGAGAAGCTCCGCAACGGCAAGGCCACCTCGGTCGGTGCCGCGTCGGGTGCCGTCGCCGGCCTGGTCGCGATCACCCCGGCCTGCGCCTCGGTGACCCCGATGTTCGCGATCCTGCTGGGCGTCATCGCCGGCGCCGTCTGCGCCGTCGCGGTCGACCTGAAGTTCGCACTCGGCTTCGACGACTCGCTCGACGTCGTGGGCATCCACCTCGTCGGCGGTCTCATCGGAACCCTGTTCCTCGGCTTCTTCGCCAACAACACCGGCCTCTTCACCGGCGGCGACGGAACCCAGCTGCTGGTTCAGGCCATCGCCGCGATCGCCGTGCTCGTCTACTCCTTCGCTCTGGCCTGGATCATCGGCTTCGTGATCGAGAAGACGATGGGCTTCCGCGTCAAGAACGAGGACGAGATCGCGGGCATCGACACCGTCGTGCACGGCGAAGAGGCCTACCTCTTCGACCAGCCGGCGCGCGTCTGA